AAATTCCTAAAAGTATAATGGAGACCAATATCAACTAATAAATCTGAAGAATTTTTTTAACCCGGGATTACAGCATTTAAATGGACAAAAAATATGGGGGTAATAAAATACCCCCCTATTTCCATATTTATTATCCATTCAGTACCCAGCCCTGGCGGTAGGTGGTACCCGGTGTTTCAGAGCGTTTGATATATTTTTCTGCTTCTTTGCAGTTCGTAGCCTTCATATTTTCGGCATCCCACTCGAGTTTTTCCCGCGTTTGATAAGCTACAAGGGCCAGCATGTTGTTCTCTATTACCTTTCCGGCATAATCAAAATTGGAGAGTGGTTTTGGACCGTCTTTACAGCCATCCACCCATTCCTGGTAGTGCGTTAAAGGACCCTCGGTAGACCGGATGGTACCCTTTTCAATTTCCGGAACCTCTTCGGCAGTGTCACCATTGTGATACCATATCTTACGATAACCATAATCAACAACCATATAACCTTTCTCACCCTTGATAACTACGGCCTTGAACCGATCGTTTTCGGGAATGCCTTCAGGTTTTTTGCCCCCGTCGCTCCAGTGCACCTTAACCGGCGGTCGCCAGTCATTGGCCGGATGTTCCCATGTGGCATCAAGCCAGAAGGGACAGGTATCATTCTTAACAGGCGAACCGGTAGCTTCGCAGGAAACGGGGTAATCCAGGTCCAGCGCCCAGGTGGCAATGTCCATCATGTGGCTGCCCATATCACCGATCTGTCCGGCGCCAAAGTCCCAGAACCAATTCCATGCCAGACAATTGTCACCAATATAGCCGGGATTAAACGGATGGTAAGGACTGGGTCCTACCCACAGATCCCAGTGAAGATGTTCCGGGGCGGGACCCATGTTCGTGAAGTACTGACCGTGTTTTATCACTTCTCTTGGTTCACGGCTACACCATACCCACACTTCCTGGGGAGCACCGATGGCTCCACCCCGGACGAGCTCAACAACACGCCGGACATTCGGATGGGCATGCATCTGGGTGCCCATTTGGGTGCTGAGCTTGTCTTTATTTTTCATATAAGTATTGCGCACCGTCCGTGCTTCCTCAACAGTAATGGCCAAAGGTTTCTGACAATACACGTGGAGACCCCGGTTCATAGCCCAGGTAGAGATAAAGGCATGATTACAATCCGTGGTGGCACTGTAAACCGCATCGATATCTTTTTGCTCCAGGGCTTTTCGCCAGTTAATATAGGTTTTGGCTTTGGGAAATTCTTTTGAACCTTTCTTGAGGTTTTCTTCGTTCACATCGCACAACGCAACGATATTTTCTTCCTTCAGAACATCATTGGTTATATCGTTCCAACCCATATTGCCAATACCAATGGCGGCAATGTTCAGCTTGTCGCTGGGTGATCTTCTGCCGTTTCCGGCCAGCACATGACCAGGTACCACGGTAATGGCTGCCGATGCAGCCAGACCGGTTGCAAGAAAATCTCTCCTTGTCATGCCTTTTGAACTACTTTCAGAATGTTTTTTATTTTTCATTATTTAATGGTTTAATTGATAGAATAGGAGGATTTTTTTCAAATGTAACAAATCATTTTCAATTTCAAAAAAGTATATTTGTAAACATCTTGAATCATTTTATTATGAAAAAACCAAAAATTCTGCAGCGTGCCGGTAATCCGAAATATATTCCCGGCATTTACAATTACTGTGATCGCTGGTGTGAAAGATGTTCCTTTACAGACCGTTGTATGGTTTTTGAAGATACCGGCAACATTTCTACGGAAGACCCTGAACAATTCTGGGAGAAGATCCATGAAAACTTTCAGCAGACCAAAGAACTGCTGGAATATATTGCACAGGAAGAAGGTATCGATCTTGATAATCTTCCCCCGGACCCGGAATTTGAAAAAGAATCGGAACAAAGGAGAAAAGACGCCCGGAATAACGAATTATCGCAAGCAGCCAAAAAATATGGTGACCTGGTAGACCAATGGTTTCAGGAAAACGAAACCCTTTTCAAAGATATGGAAAACCAGTTCAATCAAAACATGAACCTGGGCATTCATGAAAAACAATCTCATGATATAGCAGCCCGTATTACCGATGCCATTGAAGTGATCCGGTGGTATCAGCATCAGATTTATGTAAAGCTTATGCGGGCACTTTCCAGCCGCCATGACCTAATCATGGAAGAAATTGATGCTGATTTCCCATCAGATGCAGATGGTTCGGTAAAAGTAGCTCTAATAGGAATGGACAATTCCATTGCTGCATGGGGAAAACTGCACGAATGCTTTCCCAATCAGGCTGATGGAATCCTGGATATCCTGATGCTGCTGGAAAAACTGCGAAGGAATACAGAAAATGCTTTTCCCAGGGCAAGAAGCTTTGTCAGACCGGGGTTTGACGATTAAGGAAATTCAATGATCCGGATATTCCGAAAATGGATGTCTGAACCTTCCGATTCCAAGAAGATGTAGCTTTTCTGCTGTGAAGATTGGCTGATGCCATTTCCAAATTTCCGTTTACCGATAGTTTGATGGTGCCACCTACACAAACCACCTCGTAGGTATTCCATTTGCCTTCCCTTTGCATCGGTACCATATAAGGAATGTTTCTTTTTACTTGCCTATTTGGTATGACTCGCTCT
The sequence above is a segment of the Bacteroidales bacterium genome. Coding sequences within it:
- a CDS encoding Gfo/Idh/MocA family oxidoreductase — translated: MKNKKHSESSSKGMTRRDFLATGLAASAAITVVPGHVLAGNGRRSPSDKLNIAAIGIGNMGWNDITNDVLKEENIVALCDVNEENLKKGSKEFPKAKTYINWRKALEQKDIDAVYSATTDCNHAFISTWAMNRGLHVYCQKPLAITVEEARTVRNTYMKNKDKLSTQMGTQMHAHPNVRRVVELVRGGAIGAPQEVWVWCSREPREVIKHGQYFTNMGPAPEHLHWDLWVGPSPYHPFNPGYIGDNCLAWNWFWDFGAGQIGDMGSHMMDIATWALDLDYPVSCEATGSPVKNDTCPFWLDATWEHPANDWRPPVKVHWSDGGKKPEGIPENDRFKAVVIKGEKGYMVVDYGYRKIWYHNGDTAEEVPEIEKGTIRSTEGPLTHYQEWVDGCKDGPKPLSNFDYAGKVIENNMLALVAYQTREKLEWDAENMKATNCKEAEKYIKRSETPGTTYRQGWVLNG